A single Gemmatimonadota bacterium DNA region contains:
- a CDS encoding PorV/PorQ family protein: MKRCTFRWTIIPTLLLVLGFASEGFAQRRFEAEVGPGVEALPYSRVGRSGWQFAKLPSSARMASLGGIATVLSKADANAALTNPSTISDVTNISLSGSNMNWIADITYYSGAVVKNFDQWGVFGLSISTLDYGDMVRTENQELFGSGGETLGRTQPVIEGLGTFSGGDLAVGINYARRITDRLQVGGTAKYFQETLDDATTGNWAIDIGTYYHTGIKSLRIAMLGQNFGPDTEFTKYDEQIQIPPSQVRMPMVFKLGAAFDLVEQSEDQPHLLTVATEFTHPNDGDEKMHVGAEYGLRNLAYIRGGYRFNYDEEGLTAGGGLNLKRDEYGISVDYAYIEFGRLGSVHVVTVGFDFGQ, encoded by the coding sequence ATGAAACGTTGTACATTCAGATGGACAATAATCCCGACCCTTTTGCTCGTGCTGGGATTTGCAAGTGAGGGGTTCGCACAGCGGCGGTTCGAGGCAGAGGTAGGCCCAGGCGTCGAGGCTCTGCCCTATAGCCGCGTGGGGCGATCGGGCTGGCAATTTGCCAAACTGCCCTCCTCGGCGCGCATGGCGAGTTTGGGAGGTATTGCAACGGTATTGAGCAAAGCGGATGCCAACGCCGCATTGACCAATCCATCTACTATCTCAGACGTAACAAATATCAGCCTTTCGGGCAGCAACATGAACTGGATTGCCGACATCACCTATTATTCTGGCGCTGTGGTCAAAAATTTTGACCAGTGGGGTGTTTTCGGCCTCAGTATCAGTACCCTTGATTACGGGGATATGGTACGCACGGAAAACCAGGAACTATTTGGTTCCGGTGGAGAAACTCTGGGCCGCACCCAGCCTGTTATAGAAGGCCTGGGCACGTTTTCTGGCGGTGACCTCGCCGTGGGCATCAATTACGCCCGGCGCATCACAGATCGCTTGCAGGTAGGCGGTACGGCGAAGTACTTCCAGGAAACCTTAGACGATGCCACCACCGGCAACTGGGCCATTGATATCGGCACGTACTATCACACCGGCATCAAAAGCCTGCGTATAGCCATGCTCGGTCAGAATTTCGGTCCCGATACCGAGTTCACCAAATACGACGAACAGATCCAAATACCGCCATCGCAAGTGCGAATGCCCATGGTATTCAAACTCGGTGCGGCTTTTGACCTGGTCGAACAGTCAGAGGATCAGCCCCATCTCCTCACGGTGGCAACCGAGTTTACGCATCCCAATGACGGCGACGAAAAAATGCACGTAGGCGCCGAATACGGATTGCGAAACCTGGCCTATATCCGCGGCGGGTACCGCTTCAACTACGACGAAGAGGGCCTCACCGCTGGCGGTGGCCTCAATCTGAAGCGCGATGAATACGGGATCAGCGTGGATTACGCCTATATTGAATTTGGCCGTCTGGGTTCAGTACATGTCGTGACGGTCGGATTTGACTTTGGACAGTAA
- a CDS encoding carboxypeptidase-like regulatory domain-containing protein, translating into MKRMCLLCIISLCLVSQAFAGTTGKVAGVIKDAKSGEVLPGANVVVLGTRLGATTDADGNYFILNVPPGVREVQASMVGYTKVTQTDVRVKIDQTTKLNFELTEETLEAAEILVMAERPPVELDLTGSKQAMTTMDLELSWANSVEEAVETQSGVGVRGSIRGGYGFTAAYIIDGVDVRDGNTQSSFVVTNTAAIQEMEILTGGYNAEYGRANDGIINIVTRSARDRWHTTAKARMRPRGKYHWGRNIYSEENVENQVITKEFFDKNDMGASWNNYWTEQGQNPTPEFNWQKYQEFTTPPEDMGNYADLNQWEWEGAAFGPISSNMDLLLTGKYLRGVTRWPSVFKYSPEWSALAKLNYNLTQNTKITASFNHQGTDNSGQPRLSYMSSDDMGGSMGNLPSGGIRTPFQREKWNSNGNSVITGNNSRVPPPQYIRTNAAMLKLTHVFSPRTFMDFRIQHYRMDYDAHYENLDTNPVLFQDQLDRTPAFLEPTWFPTSPVSTGGRRWQWPRDNAKLFANTWRTSINFDLTSQVNEHNLVKAGLSFDPQYIDTWYGGQFGSASQPFNKVPNRDYSPWDFTAYVQDQIEAEGMIVNLGLRLDMFNANRNVNYILWDPYALSSITDGNIAGGILSFDPDGPHAAKTPLQVAISPRVGIAHPITASTVLHFMYGHFNQRPPWVKIAGNKAIWNRGAPSDPSVQLPPNYDANPNEDYNYIHWWGTGGNPEIGFEKMIQYEVGFDQDIAGVLGLDVTMYYKDAKDLTRRGFRQGREEETGNSSTLQFTLFMDPNNPQKQTPQSGFTNRGAFSMAGARLDARGLELELSTKRWQNVRLQLKYDLSYSSTGAYGPTSLYIPIQQPDGSIKQLGRDRYHGSGENNLELWNPHNTFKLNALLSTPNNYGPVIGNWFLNMHYTYASAQRYTYHPPGDTSTEPLNRSWKPYHRTNARLSKRFELVGGMKGEFAIDIHNVFNNKILKLFGGQDLFNYIEKGEMPVIKASYLTPDGASAEWVEPNQWTIYRPDLNPRELFFSLSIDY; encoded by the coding sequence ATGAAGCGAATGTGTTTGCTGTGTATCATTTCCCTTTGCCTGGTATCCCAAGCCTTTGCAGGTACCACGGGGAAGGTTGCTGGCGTAATAAAAGACGCCAAATCGGGAGAAGTATTGCCCGGCGCAAACGTCGTCGTGCTTGGCACCCGTCTGGGCGCGACAACAGACGCCGATGGCAATTATTTTATCCTCAATGTCCCCCCTGGTGTGCGGGAAGTACAGGCATCAATGGTGGGATATACAAAGGTCACACAGACCGACGTCCGCGTAAAAATCGACCAAACCACAAAACTCAATTTTGAACTAACCGAAGAAACCCTCGAAGCAGCCGAGATACTGGTCATGGCCGAACGCCCACCCGTAGAACTCGACCTCACGGGGAGCAAGCAGGCGATGACGACGATGGACCTGGAATTGAGTTGGGCCAATTCCGTGGAAGAGGCCGTGGAAACCCAATCTGGAGTGGGGGTTCGGGGAAGTATCCGCGGAGGATACGGCTTCACCGCCGCCTATATTATAGATGGTGTGGATGTGCGGGACGGCAATACCCAATCCAGCTTTGTCGTGACCAATACCGCGGCCATCCAGGAAATGGAAATACTCACGGGTGGATACAACGCGGAATACGGCCGGGCCAACGATGGGATCATCAACATCGTAACGCGATCAGCGCGAGACCGCTGGCACACGACTGCCAAAGCGCGCATGCGCCCGCGCGGGAAATACCACTGGGGCCGCAATATTTACAGCGAGGAAAATGTCGAGAACCAGGTAATCACCAAAGAGTTCTTCGATAAAAACGACATGGGAGCCTCCTGGAATAACTACTGGACAGAGCAGGGCCAAAATCCTACACCTGAGTTCAACTGGCAGAAATATCAGGAATTCACAACGCCGCCGGAAGACATGGGTAATTACGCAGATCTGAACCAGTGGGAGTGGGAAGGCGCTGCTTTCGGTCCCATCTCCTCCAATATGGATCTGTTGTTAACCGGCAAGTATTTGCGAGGTGTAACCAGGTGGCCGAGTGTTTTCAAATACAGCCCCGAATGGAGCGCGCTCGCCAAATTGAATTACAACCTGACCCAGAACACCAAAATCACGGCATCGTTCAACCACCAGGGCACCGATAACAGCGGTCAGCCCAGATTGTCTTACATGTCGTCCGACGATATGGGTGGTTCAATGGGGAATCTTCCATCGGGTGGAATCCGAACGCCTTTTCAGAGAGAGAAATGGAATTCGAACGGCAACAGCGTAATTACCGGCAATAACTCGCGCGTGCCGCCTCCACAGTATATTCGGACGAATGCGGCAATGTTAAAACTGACGCACGTCTTCAGTCCGCGCACATTTATGGATTTCCGCATTCAGCACTACCGAATGGATTACGACGCGCATTACGAAAACCTGGATACGAATCCCGTCTTATTCCAGGATCAACTCGATCGAACCCCGGCATTTTTGGAACCCACCTGGTTCCCCACCAGTCCGGTCAGCACTGGCGGACGGCGGTGGCAATGGCCGAGAGATAACGCCAAACTGTTCGCCAATACCTGGCGAACATCAATCAATTTTGATCTGACCAGTCAGGTCAACGAACACAATCTGGTCAAGGCGGGCCTATCATTCGATCCGCAGTATATCGATACCTGGTACGGTGGGCAATTTGGATCGGCTTCACAACCGTTTAACAAGGTGCCAAACAGGGATTATAGCCCCTGGGATTTCACCGCTTATGTGCAGGATCAAATCGAAGCCGAAGGCATGATCGTAAACCTCGGCTTGCGCCTGGACATGTTCAACGCCAACCGGAACGTGAATTACATCCTTTGGGATCCCTACGCGCTGTCGAGTATTACCGATGGCAATATTGCGGGCGGAATTCTGTCCTTTGATCCGGACGGCCCCCATGCCGCCAAGACACCGCTACAGGTCGCGATTTCACCCCGCGTGGGCATCGCGCATCCCATTACCGCGAGCACCGTATTGCACTTTATGTACGGACATTTTAACCAGCGTCCGCCCTGGGTAAAAATTGCCGGGAATAAGGCCATCTGGAACCGCGGGGCACCCTCTGATCCGAGCGTTCAACTGCCACCCAACTACGATGCAAATCCCAACGAGGATTACAACTATATCCACTGGTGGGGCACAGGTGGCAACCCGGAGATCGGGTTCGAAAAGATGATCCAGTACGAAGTGGGCTTTGATCAGGACATTGCCGGGGTGCTCGGTCTGGATGTAACCATGTATTACAAAGACGCCAAGGATCTGACAAGGCGAGGTTTCCGACAGGGACGTGAGGAAGAAACCGGCAACAGTTCAACGCTTCAATTCACTTTGTTTATGGATCCCAACAATCCGCAGAAGCAAACGCCTCAGAGTGGGTTTACCAACCGGGGCGCTTTCTCGATGGCGGGAGCACGCCTGGATGCACGCGGTCTGGAACTGGAATTGAGTACCAAGCGCTGGCAAAATGTGCGCCTCCAGCTCAAATACGATCTGTCCTATTCCAGCACGGGTGCCTATGGTCCCACGAGCCTCTACATTCCCATCCAACAACCAGACGGTTCGATCAAGCAACTCGGAAGGGATCGCTATCACGGATCCGGCGAGAACAATCTGGAGTTGTGGAACCCGCACAACACGTTTAAGCTCAATGCATTGCTCAGCACACCCAACAACTACGGCCCGGTGATAGGGAACTGGTTCTTGAACATGCACTACACCTACGCTTCGGCGCAGCGATACACCTATCATCCGCCCGGCGATACGAGCACTGAGCCGCTGAACCGGTCGTGGAAGCCCTATCACCGCACCAATGCGCGCCTCTCCAAGCGTTTTGAACTGGTGGGTGGAATGAAGGGCGAATTCGCAATAGACATACACAATGTCTTCAACAACAAAATCCTGAAACTGTTCGGCGGACAAGATTTGTTCAACTACATTGAAAAGGGTGAAATGCCCGTGATAAAAGCTTCCTATCTGACGCCAGATGGTGCTTCAGCCGAATGGGTAGAGCCGAATCAGTGGACGATTTACCGCCCGGACCTGAATCCGAGAGAGTTGTTCTTCTCGCTGTCGATTGATTATTAG
- a CDS encoding phytanoyl-CoA dioxygenase family protein, giving the protein MSISKPEGTAHLTQAQVAQFVNDGFVIVPGLVDPDRVRTGLKELKNKTGIVPDESKTWPKDKNGMHVTQEGIAIDRTLCISPKLKAIVRELAGPAITSEPGLSPILRFPQPGPKQFEPGGAHIDGTRQGNGLTVYPTHFLLLVMAYLTDTDAHDGAFTVWPGSPRQVFSWAYTNNIDLGEKWRTTGSTGAPDIPLNDPIPVVARAGDVAICHYLMVHASSANRGDHVRVGFHGWLRATPEYQYVPKTGPPQTDWTPLDWILRTDNLH; this is encoded by the coding sequence ATGTCTATCTCCAAGCCAGAAGGCACAGCGCACCTCACGCAGGCGCAGGTCGCACAATTTGTCAATGATGGATTTGTCATCGTCCCGGGACTGGTCGATCCAGACCGCGTGCGCACGGGACTAAAAGAACTGAAAAATAAAACCGGCATCGTGCCCGATGAGTCAAAAACATGGCCCAAAGACAAAAATGGCATGCATGTGACTCAGGAAGGCATTGCGATTGATCGGACCCTGTGTATCTCGCCCAAATTGAAAGCGATCGTGCGTGAACTCGCCGGACCAGCTATCACCAGTGAGCCGGGATTAAGCCCCATATTGCGATTTCCGCAGCCGGGACCCAAACAATTTGAACCGGGCGGCGCGCATATCGACGGCACGCGCCAGGGCAATGGCCTCACCGTATATCCCACCCACTTTCTCCTCCTCGTCATGGCCTATCTCACAGACACGGATGCACACGACGGCGCATTCACCGTATGGCCGGGCAGCCCGCGACAGGTATTTTCGTGGGCTTATACCAACAACATCGACCTCGGAGAAAAGTGGCGCACAACCGGCAGCACAGGCGCGCCGGACATCCCGCTCAACGATCCAATCCCCGTCGTCGCACGGGCGGGCGACGTGGCGATATGCCATTATCTAATGGTACACGCCTCCTCCGCCAACCGGGGCGACCACGTCCGCGTTGGGTTTCACGGATGGCTGAGGGCAACCCCCGAATATCAATACGTCCCAAAAACGGGACCACCCCAAACGGACTGGACCCCGTTGGACTGGATATTGAGAACGGATAATTTACACTGA
- a CDS encoding SDR family NAD(P)-dependent oxidoreductase — protein MHHALENKVAIIVGSSSGMGKATARSYAQAGASVVLAARSKDKLDNLSAEIGNRAIACPTDARYVEQVNHLIQTTLDEFGQIDILVYATGTNIPDRSLELLTHETWEMMIGTNLTGAFNCTKAVLPTMRKQQSGLIIYLSSGCVQSPDVSGVSYQASKHGMSGLAHGTFQEEQENGIRTTVIFPGLCDTPIVLKRPVPTPPEVMAKALKPEDVADACLYVATTPSRARIPELILLPAGL, from the coding sequence ATGCATCACGCGCTGGAAAACAAAGTCGCCATAATCGTGGGAAGCAGTTCGGGAATGGGAAAAGCGACCGCGCGATCTTATGCCCAGGCAGGTGCCAGCGTGGTACTGGCAGCGCGAAGCAAAGACAAATTAGACAACCTATCAGCAGAAATAGGAAACCGCGCAATCGCCTGTCCCACAGACGCGCGATATGTAGAACAGGTAAACCACTTAATCCAGACAACACTGGATGAATTCGGACAAATCGATATTCTCGTGTACGCCACGGGAACGAACATCCCGGACCGCAGCCTCGAATTATTAACCCACGAAACGTGGGAAATGATGATCGGCACAAATCTGACCGGCGCATTCAACTGCACAAAAGCGGTCTTGCCCACCATGCGAAAACAGCAATCGGGCCTGATCATCTATCTATCTTCTGGATGCGTACAATCGCCCGATGTCTCCGGCGTATCTTATCAAGCATCCAAACACGGCATGTCTGGCCTGGCGCACGGAACATTCCAGGAAGAACAGGAAAACGGCATTCGCACCACCGTAATCTTCCCCGGATTGTGCGACACGCCCATCGTCTTAAAGCGCCCCGTACCCACACCCCCAGAAGTCATGGCCAAAGCACTAAAGCCAGAAGACGTAGCCGACGCATGCCTGTATGTAGCGACCACACCCTCGCGTGCCCGAATACCCGAACTCATTCTTTTACCCGCGGGATTGTAA
- a CDS encoding aspartate aminotransferase family protein: protein MSDLLIEKYMAKTPKSRALYQRARETFPSGVTHDTRYLKPYPLSIARAQGGRKWDVDGCEYVDYFGGHGALILGHNHPEVTEAVREQLSRGTHYGASHELELEWAEQIIRMVPCADKVRFTSSGTEASLLGLRVARAFQNKPKILRFTTNFHGWHDQVAFGASTSFDGTPPSGITEDHVENAVLCEPNNIDQVTQALESRDDVAAVILEPTGASFGRVPTQGRFLRQLRAVTREHGVLLIFDEVITGFRVAPGGAQEYYGVTPDLALFAKIVAGGFPGGAIAGRADLLDVMTYRDDASWNNRYRVPHQGTFNSNPVSARAGLTTLKIIEKNDITDCANQNGEVLRSALNDVIQRRGVNWVVYGEFSGFQFLPLSEDQTYTCSDIYDGTVPHSVLKGGISMRQIHQLRCGLIAEGVDVMPWPGGVISAVHSDADIDQTAQAFDRVLKAFKA, encoded by the coding sequence ATGAGCGATTTGTTGATCGAAAAATATATGGCGAAGACGCCAAAGTCACGTGCGTTATACCAGCGGGCGCGGGAGACTTTTCCCAGTGGGGTGACGCACGATACGCGCTATTTGAAGCCCTATCCGCTTTCGATTGCCCGGGCACAGGGTGGACGCAAGTGGGATGTGGATGGGTGTGAGTATGTCGATTATTTTGGGGGTCACGGTGCGCTGATTTTGGGGCACAATCACCCGGAGGTGACCGAGGCGGTGCGGGAGCAGTTGAGCAGGGGGACGCATTACGGGGCGTCACACGAGTTGGAATTGGAATGGGCAGAGCAGATTATTCGGATGGTGCCGTGTGCGGATAAGGTGCGTTTTACGTCGTCGGGGACAGAGGCGAGTCTTTTGGGGTTGCGCGTTGCGCGCGCTTTTCAGAATAAGCCGAAGATTCTGCGTTTTACGACGAATTTTCACGGCTGGCACGATCAGGTGGCTTTTGGCGCTTCGACGAGTTTTGACGGTACGCCTCCGAGCGGTATTACGGAGGATCATGTCGAGAATGCCGTGTTGTGTGAGCCGAATAATATCGATCAGGTTACACAGGCGCTTGAGAGTCGGGACGATGTTGCCGCGGTTATTCTGGAGCCGACAGGGGCGAGTTTTGGGCGGGTGCCCACGCAGGGTAGGTTTTTGCGCCAGCTTCGCGCCGTGACCCGAGAACACGGAGTGTTGCTCATTTTTGATGAAGTGATTACGGGTTTTCGCGTGGCGCCCGGGGGTGCTCAGGAATATTATGGGGTGACGCCGGATTTGGCTCTTTTTGCGAAGATTGTTGCGGGTGGTTTTCCCGGTGGCGCGATTGCGGGGCGCGCGGATTTGCTCGATGTGATGACGTATCGCGACGATGCTTCGTGGAATAATAGATACCGCGTGCCACACCAGGGTACGTTTAATTCGAATCCGGTTTCAGCGCGTGCGGGGTTGACGACGCTTAAGATTATTGAGAAGAATGATATTACTGACTGCGCCAATCAAAATGGCGAGGTGTTGAGAAGTGCGCTCAATGATGTGATTCAGAGACGCGGGGTGAACTGGGTCGTGTATGGCGAGTTTTCGGGGTTTCAATTTTTGCCGTTGTCCGAGGATCAGACGTACACATGTTCGGATATTTACGATGGTACAGTGCCCCATTCGGTTCTCAAGGGCGGGATTTCGATGAGGCAGATTCACCAGCTTCGCTGCGGTTTGATTGCAGAGGGGGTCGATGTGATGCCCTGGCCCGGTGGTGTGATTTCCGCTGTTCACAGCGATGCGGATATCGATCAGACAGCTCAGGCTTTTGATCGGGTGCTTAAGGCGTTTAAGGCATGA
- a CDS encoding DUF1080 domain-containing protein gives MATHLSPEEQAEGFAPLFNGKDLNDWKIIGPEEGWEVQNGLMVCNGEGRGWIRPKAMYTDFVLRLDYRNSAGGNSGIFLRTSEEGRPAYQGMEIQIYDVPHDPLNNKSNGAIYDAVAPTVDPSHPAGEWNAIEVSCQGTMVNVIINGREVISCDTSKHPDLKNRLKTGYIGLQNHRSPIDFRNVRIKA, from the coding sequence ATGGCAACACACCTATCCCCAGAAGAACAAGCGGAAGGATTCGCGCCCTTATTCAACGGCAAAGACCTGAACGACTGGAAAATTATCGGACCGGAAGAAGGTTGGGAAGTCCAGAACGGATTAATGGTATGCAATGGCGAAGGCAGAGGATGGATTCGCCCCAAAGCCATGTACACAGACTTTGTACTGCGCCTGGACTATCGAAACAGCGCGGGAGGAAACAGCGGAATATTCCTGCGAACAAGCGAAGAAGGACGCCCCGCCTATCAGGGAATGGAAATACAAATTTACGACGTACCACACGACCCACTCAACAATAAATCAAACGGCGCCATCTACGATGCAGTCGCCCCCACCGTTGATCCATCTCACCCGGCGGGAGAGTGGAACGCCATTGAAGTATCCTGCCAGGGAACAATGGTAAACGTCATCATCAACGGACGCGAAGTCATATCCTGTGACACAAGCAAGCATCCAGACCTCAAAAACCGCTTAAAAACCGGATACATCGGCCTTCAAAACCACCGCAGCCCCATTGACTTTCGCAATGTACGCATTAAGGCATAA
- a CDS encoding M14 family zinc carboxypeptidase has protein sequence MKLENNDIIIDDDFPCSSAGEMRIIESGISEIGYKIEEIPQWFQDLLDELFDGAGVPKEYMAHVRVRHLGNRAKRVILRFLLSKKGANYMYPPWWIWRENTGWAWVPSENTDFHPAEHIDISVHIQPGETLRIASAPYEDPSVVCEKARQLSEQYDIWTYREIGHSARGRPICVLETQPRDLTLLVDATMQSCEPVSWGILHVAHSLTIPTARTQRLLDHVQFCLMPITNPDGICEGRSVTNAMGEVPKFGINHLVEGKSAPRETAALWQYFLEKKPDASIEVHAHFTRPDFTRSIGMHDKASMPHHLRAKAEILEQAIFENYHVKPLKNRKVLIDPRQPEHNVYGDKHICEQAGTIRTFLQAIPDSIDAHNADVKEMVETVAHALIKWRETDSA, from the coding sequence ATGAAACTCGAAAACAACGACATCATCATCGACGACGACTTTCCGTGCAGCAGCGCCGGTGAGATGCGGATAATAGAATCCGGCATAAGCGAAATCGGATACAAAATAGAAGAAATCCCGCAATGGTTCCAGGACCTGTTGGACGAATTATTCGACGGTGCAGGCGTACCCAAAGAATACATGGCCCATGTGCGCGTACGTCACCTCGGCAACCGCGCAAAACGGGTAATACTGCGATTCCTACTAAGCAAAAAAGGCGCAAACTACATGTATCCACCCTGGTGGATCTGGCGAGAAAACACGGGATGGGCGTGGGTACCATCTGAAAACACGGACTTTCACCCCGCAGAACACATCGACATATCCGTACACATCCAACCCGGAGAAACCCTCCGCATCGCATCTGCCCCCTATGAAGACCCATCCGTCGTCTGCGAAAAAGCGCGGCAACTATCCGAACAATACGACATCTGGACCTACCGGGAAATAGGTCACTCTGCCCGGGGAAGACCCATCTGCGTATTGGAAACCCAACCGCGCGACCTGACGCTACTCGTCGATGCCACAATGCAATCGTGCGAACCCGTATCCTGGGGCATCCTCCACGTAGCCCACAGCTTGACCATCCCAACCGCACGCACACAGCGATTATTAGACCACGTACAATTCTGCCTCATGCCCATCACAAATCCCGACGGCATTTGCGAAGGACGCAGCGTAACCAACGCCATGGGCGAAGTCCCAAAATTCGGAATTAACCACCTCGTAGAAGGCAAAAGCGCACCCAGAGAAACCGCGGCACTGTGGCAGTATTTCCTGGAAAAAAAACCAGATGCATCCATAGAAGTCCACGCCCACTTTACGCGGCCAGACTTCACTCGAAGCATTGGCATGCACGACAAAGCGTCCATGCCCCACCATCTACGGGCAAAAGCGGAAATTCTCGAACAAGCCATCTTCGAAAACTATCACGTCAAACCATTAAAAAATCGAAAAGTACTCATCGACCCCCGACAACCCGAACACAACGTCTATGGCGACAAACACATCTGCGAACAAGCCGGCACAATCCGCACCTTTTTACAAGCCATCCCCGACAGCATTGACGCGCACAACGCCGACGTAAAAGAAATGGTAGAAACCGTCGCCCACGCACTCATCAAATGGCGAGAAACTGATTCAGCGTAG
- a CDS encoding phytanoyl-CoA dioxygenase family protein yields the protein MEIEKALKLTYQGEPLGHSSDDFGGLRKSNDAIDDRDELHRRMTENGYLFLKNLLNKDEVLAARQEVMNRMMGAGVLDERYPAIDGIAASKEKIDGRATGSFMPLLARNNPPLDKVIHEGPIMSFFDFFFGGPARYFDYTWFRAKQPGLHTATNPHCDIVYMGRGTKNLYTAWIPYGDVPSYMGGLMLLENSHKLHHLKSGYGSTDVDLYCENKGDAQEIVERARAEGRNLTNQERASVKWNSTGSYSSNAIATRKELGGRWLVSEYEMGDLLIFSMYTLHSSSDNHSKQYRISSDTRYQLASDPVDERWIGDDPPAHGIRAKRGMIC from the coding sequence ATGGAAATAGAAAAAGCATTAAAACTCACGTATCAGGGCGAACCCCTGGGCCACTCGTCGGACGACTTTGGCGGCTTACGCAAATCCAATGACGCGATAGATGATCGCGACGAACTCCACCGCCGAATGACAGAGAATGGCTACTTATTTCTCAAAAATTTACTGAACAAAGACGAAGTATTAGCCGCTCGCCAGGAAGTCATGAACCGGATGATGGGCGCGGGAGTCCTGGACGAACGCTATCCGGCAATCGACGGCATAGCAGCTTCAAAAGAGAAAATTGACGGACGCGCAACCGGATCGTTCATGCCCTTACTCGCACGCAACAACCCCCCCCTGGACAAAGTAATCCACGAAGGCCCGATCATGTCGTTTTTCGACTTCTTTTTCGGCGGACCTGCGCGCTACTTTGACTACACCTGGTTTCGAGCCAAACAGCCCGGATTGCACACCGCCACCAATCCGCACTGTGACATCGTCTATATGGGCCGCGGAACAAAAAACCTCTACACCGCCTGGATACCCTATGGCGATGTGCCCTCCTACATGGGCGGATTGATGCTACTCGAAAACTCACACAAACTGCACCACCTGAAATCGGGATACGGCTCAACAGACGTCGATCTGTACTGTGAAAACAAAGGCGACGCCCAGGAAATAGTAGAACGCGCACGCGCCGAAGGGCGAAACCTGACCAATCAAGAGCGGGCTTCTGTAAAATGGAACTCGACCGGATCTTATTCCTCTAATGCGATAGCCACCCGCAAAGAACTGGGTGGACGCTGGCTGGTATCGGAATACGAAATGGGAGACCTGCTGATATTCTCGATGTACACCCTGCACTCAAGCTCCGACAATCACTCCAAACAATACCGCATATCATCCGACACGCGATATCAACTCGCATCGGACCCCGTTGACGAACGCTGGATTGGCGACGACCCACCTGCCCATGGGATTCGCGCAAAACGCGGGATGATATGTTGA
- a CDS encoding creatininase family protein: MFLANMTSPDVDALSRDLVVIIPVASLEQHSLHLPVFTDSMILQEVVTRVEKRLSRDVLILPVMWLGYSQHHMKYPGTVSASSETHLAIMYDVLACMVEHGFTQFLLINSHGGNEPNISVLRQRVMEGYEDVNLYTTTPYAGPADKKINEVLTLGATGSGHAGECETAMIMAIDPDLVKTDALYRDAQRRMESIPGLRLYKRFDQNTAHGGAGDPRPATAEMGEQIFQIAEDFLVEAIQEIYGDGRR; encoded by the coding sequence ATGTTTCTCGCCAATATGACTTCTCCCGATGTCGATGCTTTGTCGCGGGATCTGGTGGTTATTATACCCGTGGCTTCGCTTGAGCAACACAGTCTGCATTTGCCCGTTTTTACCGATTCGATGATTCTTCAAGAGGTGGTCACTCGCGTTGAGAAGCGGTTGTCCCGGGATGTGCTGATACTTCCAGTTATGTGGCTGGGGTATTCGCAGCATCATATGAAGTATCCCGGTACGGTTTCTGCGTCGTCCGAGACGCATCTGGCGATTATGTATGATGTTCTCGCTTGTATGGTTGAACACGGTTTTACACAGTTTCTTTTGATTAATAGCCACGGGGGCAATGAGCCAAATATTTCGGTTTTGCGCCAGCGCGTTATGGAGGGGTATGAAGATGTCAATCTCTATACGACGACGCCGTATGCCGGGCCAGCAGATAAAAAGATCAATGAGGTTTTGACTCTGGGTGCAACGGGATCCGGGCATGCAGGAGAGTGTGAGACAGCTATGATTATGGCGATTGACCCCGATCTGGTAAAGACAGATGCGTTATACAGGGATGCTCAACGTCGCATGGAGAGTATTCCAGGGTTGCGTCTGTACAAGCGATTTGATCAGAATACCGCGCACGGGGGGGCGGGAGATCCGCGCCCTGCGACGGCAGAGATGGGCGAGCAGATTTTTCAGATTGCCGAAGATTTTCTGGTTGAGGCTATACAGGAGATTTATGGGGATGGAAGGCGTTAA